A portion of the Thunnus albacares chromosome 5, fThuAlb1.1, whole genome shotgun sequence genome contains these proteins:
- the pa2g4b gene encoding proliferation-associated protein 2G4b → MSGDEETQEQTVADDLVVTKYKMGAEIANQALKTVVGAATAGVSVLSLCEKGDAFIMAETGKIFKKEKEMKKGIAFPTCVSVNNCVCHHSPLKSDPDVILKDGDLVKIDLGVHVDGFISNVAHSFVVGVTKDNPLTGRKADVMKAAHLCAEAALRLVKPGNQNTQVTEAWNKIAKSFKCSPIEGMLSHQLKQHVIDGEKTIIQNPTDQQKKDHEKAEFEVHEVYAVDVLISTGEGKAKDGGQRTTVYKRDPNKVYGLKMKTSRTFFSEMERRFDTMPFTLRAFEDEGKARLGVVECAKHELLQPFSVLHEKEGEFVAQFKFTVLLMANGPLRITNSLFEPELYKSEHEVEDAELKALLQSSASRKTQKKKKKKASKTVESATGQAMETEAAE, encoded by the exons ATGTCTGGAGATGAAGAGACACAGGAGCAGACCGTCGCCGACGACTTGGTGGTCACCAAGTACAAGATGGGCGCCGAGATTGCGAATC AGGCTCTGAAGACGGTGGTTGGAGCAGCTACAGCTGGAGTTTCTGTGCTCAGCCTCTGTGAAAAGGGAGATGCCTTCATCATGGCAGAAACTGGGAAAATCTtcaagaaggaaaaagagatgaagaaag gtATCGCTTTTCCTACTTGTGTGTCAGTTAACAACTGCGTATGCCATCACTCTCCCCTGAAGAGTGACCCTGATGTCATACTAAAGGATGGGGACCTTGTCAAAAT tgaCCTGGGTGTGCACGTTGATGGCTTCATCTCGAATGTAGCTCACAGCTTTGTTGTTGGAGTGACAAAG GACAACCCGCTGACAGGGCGGAAGGCTGATGTTATGAAAGCAGCTCACCTCTGTGCTGAGGCTGCTCTGCGTCTTGTCAAGCCAGGAAACCAG AACACACAGGTCACAGAAGCCTGGAACAAGATTGCAAAGTCATTCAAGTGCTCCCCCATTGAGG GCATGCTGTCCCATCAGCTCAAACAACACGTGATTGACGGGGAGAAAACTATCATCCAAAACCCAACGGACCAGCAAAA GAAGGACCATGAGAAGGCTGAGTTTGAGGTGCATGAGGTATATGCAGTGGATGTGCTTATCAGCACTGGAGAGGGGAAG GCAAAGGATGGAGGTCAGAGGACCACCGTTTACAAACGAGACCCCAACAAGGTGTACGGCTTGAAGATGAAGACATCTCGGACGTTCTTCAGTGAGATGGAGAGACGCTTCGATACAATGCCTTTCACTCTGAG AGCGTTTGAGGATGAAGGCAAGGCCAGGTTGGGTGTGGTGGAGTGTGCCAAACATGAGCTGCTGCAGCCATTCAGTGTGCTGCATGAGAAAGAGG GTGAATTTGTAGCCCAGTTCAAGTTCACCGTGCTGCTCATGGCCAACGGACCTCTGCGAATCACAAACAGCCTCTTCGAGCCAGAACTCTACAAGTCTGAGCACGAGGTGGAAGACGCCGAGCTGAAG GCTTTGCTTCAAAGCTCAGCCAGCCGTAAGAcgcagaagaaaaagaaaaagaag GCCTCAAAGACTGTTGAGAGCGCAACAGGACAGGCGATGGAGACCGAAGCTGCAGAATAG
- the esyt1a gene encoding extended synaptotagmin-1, with protein MLPADVEPVIRRSTAGAAPALPSQPPSERAVSVLWSFGKCLGALLPVYLAGYYGFSISVILFGLMIYMGWKHGRQEKMMRHKSAMYLLENEREFTTATVFRTKSDLPPWVNFPDVEKVEWLNKILQQAWPFIGQYLEKLLVETVAPAIRTSSIHLQTLSFTKVNIGDKALKVAGVKAHTEQDKRQVMLDLYLSYAGDVEINVEIKKYFCKAGVKGVQLHGKLRVILEPLIGDVPLVGAITMFFIRRPKLDINWTGLTNLLDIPGLNSISDTMIMDAIASYLVLPNRLTVPLVADLHIAQLRSPLPRGVVRIHLLEAEDLTAKDTVIRGLIDGKSDPYAVLRVGTQIFTSHHVDSNLNPQWREMYEVIVHEVPGQELEVEVFDKDPDQDDFLGRVKVDLDIVKKARVVDDWFNLRDVPSGSVHLRLEWLSLLSSADRLSEVIQMNQNLTSKTADPPSAAILAIYLDQAYQLPMRKGNKDPSPMVQISVQDTTKESKTSYGTNNPVWEDAFTFFIQDPRKQDIDIQVKDDDRAFSLGSLTIPLSRVLATHELTMDQWFHLENSGSASRIYIKIVLRVLWLSDNTSPTTPSPRPSPSEPGTGHGGITSELDPVGPGGVTKPQPTRPQHTTPDPDFASEGVLRIHLVEAQNLIAKDNFMGGMVKGKSDPYVKIRVAGITFRSHTIKENLNPTWNELYEVILTQLPGQEIQFELFDKDIDQDDFLGRFKLNIRDIISAQFTDTWYTLNDVKSGRVHLVLEWLSRVSDLPRLEQILQYQSQKSYQNKVVPSSAVLFVYVERAHGLPLKKSGKEPKVGAEITHKGVSHRTKVCERSTSPRWDEAFHYLVRDPRDETLTVKLSHSWGQALGSLTLPLREVLAEPGLVLDRWLTLDGALPESQILMRATLKILDTQLSVCRKPPGDGGNDGSVEEVIPKWDPSHLDLRHRGGFALGSDNASAAGQVKLTVAYSTDENRLFITVHACRALAACSKDGADPYVSFILLPDKKATTKRRTATKKRDLNPEFNERFDFDFSLEESMQRRLDLSVKNNVSFMSRERELIGKLLLDLDQIDLKTGVTQWYDLVAEAN; from the exons ATGTTACCCGCGGATGTAGAACCGGTCATCAGAAGAAGTACGGCGGGTGCAGCCCCGGCCTTACCGAGCCAGCCTCCCAGTGAACGGGCAGTGAGTGTGCTGTGGTCCTTTGGAAAATGCCTGGGTGCGCTTCTACCGGTGTACCTGGCCGGATATTATGGCTTCAGCATCAGTGTGATCCTGTTCGGTCTGATGATCTACATGGGATGGAAACACGGTCGACAGGAGAAAATGATGAGGCACAAGTCTGCAATGTATCTTCTGGAGAACGAGAGGGAATTTACCACTGCAACGGTTTTCAGAACCAAAAGCGATTTACCTCCCTGG GTCAACTTTCCAGATGTGGAAAAAGTGGAGTGGCTGAATAAG ATCCTGCAGCAGGCTTGGCCTTTTATAGGCCAGTATCTGGAGAAGTTGCTGGTAGAGACCGTCGCTCCTGCCATCCGCACTTCCAGCATTCACCTGCAGACTCTCAGCTTCACCAAGGTCAACATAGGAGACAAG GCTTTGAAGGTGGCTGGTGTAAAGGCTCACACAGAACAAGATAAGAGACAAGTTATGTTGGATTTGTACCTGAG CTACGCCGGCGATGTAGAGATCAATGTGGAAATCAAAAAGTACTTCTGCAAAGCTGGAGTTAAAGGAGTCCAG CTCCATGGGAAGCTACGTGTGATCCTCGAGCCTCTAATCGGAGATGTGCCACTGGTTGGAGCCATCACCATGTTCTTCATCCGCAGGCCT AAACTGGACATCAACTGGACCGGACTGACCAATCTGTTGGATATCCCTGGGCTGAA TTCCATATCGGACACTATGATAATGGATGCAATAGCCTCCTACCTGGTGCTCCCCAACCGTCTCACTGTTCCCCTGGTGGCCGACCTGCACATTGCGCAGCTCCGCTCCCCTCTCCCAAGG GGAGTCGTGCGTATCCACCTGCTGGAGGCTGAGGACCTGACTGCCAAGGATACAGTTATCAGGGGCTTAATTGACGGGAAGTCCGACCCGTATGCCGTGCTGCGCGTGGGAACCCAGATCTTCACCTCTCATCACGTGGACAGCAACCTGAACCCCCAGTGGAGGGAGATGTATGAG gtgatTGTCCATGAAGTACCTGGTCAGGAGTTGGAAGTGGAAGTATTTGACAAAGACCCAGACCAGGATGACTTCCTGGGGAG ggTCAAGGTGGATCTTGATATTGTAAAGAAGGCCAGAGTTGTGGATGAT TGGTTCAATCTGAGGGACGTCCCATCCGGCAGTGTTCACCTCCGGCTGGAATGGCTCtctctgctgtcctctgctGACAGACTGAGTGAG GTGATCCAGATGAACCAGAACCTGACCAGTAAGACAGCTGATCCTCCATCTGCCGCCATCCTAGCTATCTATCTTGATCAAGCTTATCAGCTCCCG aTGAGAAAAGGTAATAAGGACCCAAGCCCGATGGTGCAAATTTCCGTTCAGGATACAACTAAAGAGAGCAAG ACTTCTTATGGGACCAACAACCCTGTGTGGGAGGATGCCTTTACCTTCTTCATTCAGGATCCTCGCAAACAAGACATTGACATTCAA GTGAAAGATGATGATCGTGCTTTCTCCCTGGGCAGTCTGACCATCCCTCTGAGCCGTGTTCTGGCAACCCATGAACTCACCATGGACCAGTGGTTCCACCTGGAGAATTCTGGTTCTGCCAGCCGCATCTACATCAAAATTGTGCTACGG GTTTTATGGCTGAGCGACAATACCTCTCCTACAACTCCGTCTCCTCGCCCTTCACCCTCTGAGCCCGGGACGGGTCATGGGGGAATCACATCAGAACTGGACCCTGTGGGGCCTGGTGGGGTAACTAAACCTCAACCAACACGACCGCAACACACCACACCCGACCCTGACTTTGCATCtgag GGAGTGCTGCGAATCCATCTGGTGGAGGCCCAAAACTTGATAGCCAAGGACAACTTCATGGGGGGCATGGTGAAGGGGAAGAGCGACCCCTATGTTAAGATCCGTGTGGCTGGTATCACCTTCCGCAGCCACACCATCAAAGAGAACCTCAATCCCACCTGGAATGAGCTCTATGAG GTGATTTTGACCCAGCTTCCTGGTCAGGAGATCCAGTTTGAGTTGTTTGACAAGGACATCGATCAGGATGACTTCCTCGGAAG GTTCAAGCTTAACATACGCGATATCATCAGTGCACAATTCACTGATACG TGGTATACTCTGAATGATGTGAAGTCAGGCCGAGTTCATCTGGTGCTGGAGTGGCTATCCAGAGTGTCTGACCTACCCAGACTGGAGCAG ATCCTGCAGTACCAGTCTCAGAAGTCATACCAGAACAAGGTTGTGCCATCATCAGCtgtgctgtttgtgtatgtggaGCGTGCCCACGGCCTGCCA CTGAAGAAAAGTGGAAAGGAGCCAAAAGTTGGAGCTGAGATAACCCACAAAGGCGTATCACACCGAACCAAG GTCTGTGAGCGCTCCACATCTCCTCGATGGGATGAAGCCTTTCACTATTTGGTCCGTGATCCCAGAGATGAAACACTCACAGTCAAG ctctcCCACAGCTGGGGCCAGGCTCTTGGATCATTGACACTTCCTCTCAGAGAGGTGCTGGCTGAGCCGGGCTTGGTGCTGGACCGTTGGCTCACTCTCGATGGAGCTCTGCCAGAGAGCCAGATACTTATGAGGGCCACGCTCAAG ATCTTGGACACTCAGCTGTCGGTGTGTCGTAAGCCTCCAGGAGACGGAGGTAATGACGGCAGCGTAGAAGAAGTCATCCCCAAGTGGGATCCCTCTCATCTAGACCTCAGACACAGAGGTGGATTCGCCTT AGGCAGTGATAACGCAAGCGCAGCAGGTCAGGTGAAGCTTACCGTCGCCTATTCCACAGATGAAAACAGGCTTTTCATCACAGTTCATGCCTGCAG AGCCCTGGCAGCCTGCTCCAAGGACGGTGCAGACCCTTATGTTTCCTTCATCCTGCTGCCTGACAAGAAGGCTACCACCAAGAGGAGAACTGCCACCAAGAAGAGAGACCTCAACCCAGAATTCAACGAGAG GTTTGACTTTGATTTCTCTCTGGAGGAGTCCATGCAGAGAAGACTGGATCTGTCCGTGAAGAACAATGTCTCCTTCatgagcagagagagggagcttATCGGCAAG TTGCTGCTGGACCTGGACCAAATTGACCTCAAGACTGGTGTCACACAGTG gTACGATTTGGTTGCAGAGGCCAACTAG